In a genomic window of Helianthus annuus cultivar XRQ/B chromosome 10, HanXRQr2.0-SUNRISE, whole genome shotgun sequence:
- the LOC118482617 gene encoding proline-rich protein 36-like: MEDLVDPVDPVDPAFADDADFDMEFVDPEPAMALEPVAAPDPVVEHDPVHAGAPVIDPVIADPPIDDHPVDAPLLEGDHVVAADPVDAPFIADAPVDPVIAPLPDPVPLEPEHALFATHIDPRYAHTQNGWIDADDELPPFTPPARPGEGSSAHPFRHVSVSIPVIPPFSAAIPPVSPFSVPPFDPASEPFLWSSPPVMPPTDPYHPFHMGIPLRTF, translated from the exons atggaggacctGGTTGACCCAGTAGACCCAGTTGACCCTGCATTCGCTGACGATGCAGATTTTGATATGGAGTTCGTTgaccccgagcctgccatggccctcGAGCCGGTAGCTGCTCCTGACCCAGTGgttgagcatgaccctgttcatgctggcGCACCCGTTATTGAtcctgtgattgctgacccacccATTGATGATCACCCGGTTGATGCTCCACTATTGGAGGGTGaccatgttgttgctgctgaccCTGTTGATGCCCCTTTCATAGCTGATGCACCCGTTGACCCTGTTATTGCTCCCCTACCTGATCCTGTTCCCctggagcccgagcatgcactattCGCGACCCACATTGATCCCAGGTATGCGCACACCCAGAATGGGTGGATTGACGCTGATGATGAGCTCCCACCT TTCacacctccagctcgacctggagagggttcttcggctcaTCCCTTTCGACATGTATCGGTATCTATCCCAGTTATACCACCGTTTTCTGCTGCTATTCCCCCTGTTTCTCCATTCTCTGTGCCACCTTTCGATCCAGCCAGTGAGCCATTCCTTTGGTCGtcaccacctgttatgccaccgaccgacccctaccatcctttccatatgggTATTCcattgaggacgttttga
- the LOC110881618 gene encoding ATP-dependent DNA helicase PIF1-like — translation MQVVDCGNGGLFFVYGYRGTGKTFLWKTLSASIRCKGDIVLNVASSGIASLLRLMCHIKPDDQVADLLRKTKLIIWDEAPMIHRHAFEALDRTMKDIFKSDDSVNSDMSFGGKVMVLGGDFRQILPVKPNGSR, via the exons ATGCAAGTCGTTGATTGTGGTAATGGTGGTCTGTTCTTTGTTTATGGTTATAGAGGGACTGGTAAAACGTTTTTGTGGAAGACGTTATCTGCATCCATCAGATGTAAAGGAGATATTGTATTAAACGTTGCATCAAGTGGAATTGCTTCTCTTTT AAGACTCATGTGTCATATTAAACCAGATGATCAGGTTGCGGATTTGTTAAGAAAAACGAAGTTGATAATTTGGGATGAAGCACCGATGATTCACAGACATGCTTTTGAAGCACTTGATCGAACAATGAAAGATATCTTCAAATCTGATGATTCAGTAAATTCGGATATGAGTTTTGGAGGTAAAGTTATGGTGTTGGGTGGTGATTTTAGACAAATACTTCCCGTTAAACCAAATGGTAGTAGATGA